Within the Leptospira licerasiae serovar Varillal str. VAR 010 genome, the region CCAAAACGATACTTTCGATCTTCTTGCTTGGATCGTATTCGGAGCAAGGATCCTACAAACAAGCGCTCATCTAAGTGGCGGAGGCGTTTGGAACGTGAATGTGAGATTTACCGGATTTATTATCCAATATATTTGTTTCACTGCGATGTTGGTGATTTTAGTACGTTCCATTCTTTAATCTAGGAACGACGGGGAAGGTCCCCGGTCGGAACCGCGACAGCGATGCGTAGACCTTTAGTCCGGGCACTGCCCGGATGAGCGCGAATGCGCGAAGTCGAAGCAGCGCGGTTCCCGCGAAGCGGGAAGTCGCCATATAATCTCTTCCCGAATCCGATTTTGAAAAACCTCTTGACCGTTGTGTACATTTGCGGTTAACCTTCGGGATACATGGCTTCCAAGTTCGATTATCTCCGCAAAAATCTTTATGCAATGGCGGAGCTATGTTTAGAACAAATCCTTATTTTGGATGATGCGATCGAACAGGAAAATCCGGACCTTGCCAAACAAGTGATCGAAAGAGACGATCTCATCGACAGTTTGGAAAAACAAAACGATAACCTTTCCCAAAATGCGATCTTAGAAGCGATAGCAAATCGTAACTTACTCGGGATGGACCAAATCGACGGAGAAGTTGTTCTCAAAAAAGATCCTCTTCGATTTGCACTCTCCTCCATTCGTATCAACCGAAGTTTAGAAAGAATGGGAGATCAGATCGTAAACTGCGCCACCTGTTATAGAAGAGGACTTCTCCCAAAAGGATTTTTCAGACAGGAAGAAATTTTGGACAAGATGCTCTCCAGAGTAGTTACTCTTGTAGGAATGGCTGTAGAATCCTTGGTGGAAGAGAAAAACAGATTTTACGGCTCGGTCCATACGGTGGAAGAAGAACTAAATAATCTTTGTCACGCTGCATTCTTAAAGTTCGTGTTGGACCC harbors:
- a CDS encoding phosphate signaling complex PhoU family protein, with translation MASKFDYLRKNLYAMAELCLEQILILDDAIEQENPDLAKQVIERDDLIDSLEKQNDNLSQNAILEAIANRNLLGMDQIDGEVVLKKDPLRFALSSIRINRSLERMGDQIVNCATCYRRGLLPKGFFRQEEILDKMLSRVVTLVGMAVESLVEEKNRFYGSVHTVEEELNNLCHAAFLKFVLDPRLDKNQFADLYRIILGIERAGDYAVNIAEELVRLNTGMDIRHLSDPVQVTEKTKVS